One window of Gallaecimonas xiamenensis 3-C-1 genomic DNA carries:
- a CDS encoding GspE/PulE family protein, translated as MTQPRLKMRLGDLLVSERIITDSQLQDALASQKRLGRKLGRTLVELGYLSEHQLLTFLSQQLKIPYLDIAERRLDPQVAKLVPEVLARRYRALVLEADQDSALIGMSDPADLQALDALEQRLAPRQLRLAVVEEAQLLHAFDGLYRRTQEIASYASQLEEEHQETADFDFGALVRDEGEGGATVARLLQSLFEDAVQMRASDIHIEPEQNQLRIRQRIDGVLQENVLKEARVAGALVLRLKLMAGLDISEKRLPQDGRFHMQVRGHNIDVRLSTMPVQYGEAVVMRLLDQSAGLLRLEDTGMPAELIEHFRRNLKRPHGMVLVTGPTGSGKTTTLYGALAELNEASKKIITVEDPVEYRLPRINQVQVNHKIGLDFSQVLRTTLRHDPDILMVGEMRDEETVDIGLRGAITGHLVLSTLHTNDAVTCALRLIDMGAQGYLVASALRAVLAQRLVRRLCPKCARPGPTDAKDQLLINQLAGTDLSDQPFKVPHGCQSCHHTGYRGRIGVFELLELDGAMNEAMRNQDPQAFTLAAQRHPLYRPLASMALDYARQGITSVEEVLKLWDATEESLG; from the coding sequence CTGGGCCGTAAGTTGGGCCGGACCCTGGTGGAGCTGGGCTACCTGAGCGAGCACCAGTTGCTGACCTTCCTGTCCCAGCAGCTGAAGATCCCCTACCTGGACATCGCCGAGCGGCGCCTGGACCCCCAGGTGGCCAAGCTGGTACCGGAAGTGCTGGCCCGCCGCTACCGGGCCCTGGTGCTGGAAGCCGACCAAGACAGTGCCCTTATCGGCATGTCTGACCCGGCAGACCTACAGGCCCTTGATGCCCTGGAGCAGCGCCTGGCACCGCGTCAGCTGCGGCTGGCGGTGGTGGAAGAGGCCCAGCTACTGCACGCCTTCGACGGCCTCTACCGGCGTACCCAGGAAATAGCGTCCTATGCGTCCCAGTTGGAAGAGGAACACCAGGAGACGGCGGACTTTGACTTCGGCGCCCTGGTGCGGGACGAAGGGGAGGGCGGTGCCACCGTGGCCCGCCTGCTGCAATCGCTGTTTGAAGACGCCGTGCAGATGCGCGCCTCCGACATCCATATCGAGCCGGAGCAGAACCAGCTGCGTATCCGCCAGCGTATCGACGGGGTACTGCAGGAAAACGTGCTCAAGGAAGCCCGGGTGGCCGGCGCCCTGGTGCTGCGCCTGAAATTGATGGCGGGCCTGGATATCTCGGAAAAACGCCTGCCCCAGGACGGCCGTTTCCACATGCAGGTGCGGGGCCACAACATCGATGTGCGCCTTTCCACCATGCCGGTGCAGTACGGCGAGGCGGTGGTCATGCGTTTGCTGGACCAGTCCGCCGGGCTGCTGCGCCTGGAAGACACCGGCATGCCGGCAGAGCTTATCGAGCATTTTCGCCGTAACCTCAAACGCCCCCACGGCATGGTGCTGGTAACCGGCCCCACCGGTTCGGGCAAGACCACCACCCTCTATGGCGCCCTGGCCGAGCTTAACGAAGCGTCCAAGAAGATCATCACAGTCGAGGACCCGGTGGAATACCGGCTGCCCCGCATCAACCAGGTACAGGTCAACCACAAGATAGGCCTGGATTTTTCCCAGGTGCTGCGCACCACCTTGCGCCACGACCCTGACATTCTGATGGTGGGGGAAATGCGGGACGAGGAGACGGTGGACATTGGCCTGAGGGGCGCCATCACCGGCCACCTGGTGCTGTCCACCCTGCATACCAACGACGCCGTCACCTGTGCCTTGCGCCTTATCGACATGGGGGCCCAGGGTTACCTGGTGGCCAGCGCCTTGCGGGCGGTGCTGGCCCAGCGCCTGGTGCGCCGCCTTTGTCCCAAATGCGCCCGCCCTGGCCCAACCGATGCCAAGGACCAATTGCTGATCAACCAACTGGCGGGCACCGATCTGAGTGACCAGCCCTTCAAGGTGCCCCATGGCTGCCAGTCCTGCCATCACACCGGCTACCGGGGCCGTATCGGCGTCTTCGAACTGCTGGAGTTGGACGGGGCCATGAACGAGGCCATGCGCAACCAGGACCCCCAGGCCTTTACCCTGGCCGCCCAGCGCCACCCCCTCTACCGGCCCCTGGCCAGCATGGCCCTGGACTATGCCCGTCAGGGCATCACCTCGGTGGAGGAAGTGCTGAAACTCTGGGACGCTACTGAGGAGAGCCTGGGGTGA